Proteins from one Romboutsia sp. CE17 genomic window:
- a CDS encoding polyphosphate polymerase domain-containing protein, which yields MAIKSFKRYEKKYILSQKQYEALIPKLLEYMNPDKYCKSGNTYNIYNIYYDTKNSDVIRHSISKPFYKEKLRLRSYKIPSNSEDIVFLELKKKINGIVNKRRVSLTLKEAYDFLNLGIRPLSNDYINNQVLNEIQYYLDNNKVYPAVYIGYTRKAYFGKDDNNFRLTFDSNIISRRNDLNLESGIFGEDILGENKYLMEVKILGAIPVWFTKILSELEIYNTHFSKYGNEFMSHCLNKQNINLRGEKVC from the coding sequence ATGGCAATTAAATCATTTAAGCGCTATGAAAAAAAATATATACTCTCTCAAAAACAATATGAAGCGTTAATTCCAAAATTACTTGAGTATATGAATCCAGACAAATACTGTAAATCTGGAAATACTTATAATATATATAATATATACTACGATACAAAAAATAGTGATGTTATTAGACATTCTATATCTAAACCTTTTTATAAGGAAAAACTTAGACTTAGAAGTTATAAGATTCCAAGCAATTCTGAAGATATTGTATTTTTAGAACTTAAGAAAAAAATCAATGGAATCGTAAATAAAAGAAGAGTATCACTTACTTTAAAAGAAGCTTATGATTTTTTAAACTTAGGCATAAGACCTTTATCTAATGATTACATAAATAATCAAGTACTTAATGAAATACAATACTATTTAGATAATAATAAAGTTTATCCTGCAGTTTATATCGGATACACTAGGAAAGCTTATTTCGGAAAAGATGATAATAATTTTAGATTAACTTTCGACTCTAATATTATATCAAGAAGAAATGATTTAAACTTAGAATCTGGCATATTTGGCGAAGATATATTAGGAGAGAATAAATATCTTATGGAAGTAAAAATACTCGGTGCTATTCCAGTTTGGTTTACAAAAATTCTTTCTGAATTAGAAATATATAATACTCATTTTTCAAAATATGGCAATGAGTTTATGTCACATTGCTTAAATAAACAAAATATTAATTTAAGAGGAGAAAAAGTATGTTAG
- a CDS encoding DUF3793 family protein: MSSICKMNCCDNKSSSSYLKKILEMLGPVILGSKPSEILNISGNKYDKEIKLNEINSFFNDCSKISYEIINTYDGGIRVFFINKDSLKRTLDNKKSINFLKFLGYPSQYNLDCYINLLIEKLHSPEFPNEIGIFLGYPLKDVLGFMGYGKHKLSDTRFWRIYGDTSVSYEVSNNFLKDRAKMKNLIQFNTLNELKKVI, translated from the coding sequence ATGAGTTCTATATGCAAAATGAATTGTTGTGATAATAAATCAAGTTCATCTTATTTAAAAAAAATTTTAGAAATGCTAGGTCCTGTTATATTAGGCTCTAAGCCTTCTGAAATATTAAATATATCTGGTAATAAATATGATAAAGAAATTAAATTAAATGAAATAAATTCTTTTTTTAATGATTGTTCTAAAATAAGCTATGAAATTATTAATACCTATGATGGTGGTATTAGAGTCTTTTTTATTAATAAAGATTCTCTAAAACGTACTTTAGATAATAAAAAAAGTATTAATTTTTTAAAGTTTCTAGGGTATCCTTCTCAGTATAACTTAGATTGCTATATAAATTTATTAATTGAAAAATTACATTCTCCTGAATTTCCAAATGAAATAGGTATATTTTTAGGATACCCTCTTAAAGATGTACTTGGTTTTATGGGATATGGCAAACATAAATTATCAGATACTCGATTTTGGAGAATATACGGTGATACATCTGTGTCGTATGAAGTATCAAATAACTTTTTAAAAGATAGAGCTAAAATGAAAAATTTAATTCAATTTAATACTTTAAATGAATTAAAAAAAGTAATTTAA
- the nrdD gene encoding anaerobic ribonucleoside-triphosphate reductase yields the protein MIKELMIIKRDGSSVGFDKFKIKNAILKSMKYGSGIYREDIANKIATEIEMHCYENSMSPTVHQVEDMVYRMLIENKQELTAKAYEGYRAVQSFKREKNTTDDSILSLLDRSNEEVMNENSNKNGMLASTQRDLVAGEVSKDIARRKLIPAHIVQAHDEGVLHFHDMDYTIQPIHNCMLINLEDMLTNGTVINNKLVESPKSFSTACTIVTQIIAQIASGQYGGNSITIKHIAPFLRVSYDKYFNRYKEKYSEEMAHELAEERMLEELKSGIQTIRYQLSTLHTSNGQSPFSTIYLEIEEGHEYEREMALICEEMILQRLEGMKNYKGNEIGEEFPKLVYLLDEHNCLEGGKYDYITKLAAKCNTKRLVPDYQSAKIMRKNYDGETFPPMGCRSHLSNWKDENGNYKWYGRFNQGVISLNLVQVALTANKNMEKFWQILDERLDLCREALMVRHNLLLGTTSDISPIHWQHGGIARLKKGEKIDKLLKNGYSTLSLGYVGVYEMTQAMLGVSHTTKEGEEFALKVMHHLNETCKRWKNETGLGFGLYGTPGESLTSRFCRIDKQKFGEIKNVTDRMYYTNSYHVHVTEEIDAFSKLKFESQFHDISSGGCISYIEVPDMSKNLPAVEQIINYIYHNIQYAEINTKPDVCFKCDYTGEIKLDNDLEWYCPNCGNRDKDEMQVMRRTCGYIGSNMWGKGRTQEIGQRVLHL from the coding sequence ATGATAAAAGAATTAATGATAATAAAAAGAGATGGAAGTAGCGTTGGATTTGATAAATTTAAAATAAAAAATGCAATATTAAAATCTATGAAATATGGTAGTGGAATTTATAGAGAAGATATAGCTAATAAAATTGCGACGGAAATAGAGATGCATTGTTATGAAAATAGTATGTCACCAACAGTACATCAAGTAGAGGATATGGTTTATAGAATGTTAATAGAAAATAAACAAGAATTAACAGCAAAGGCTTATGAAGGATATAGAGCAGTTCAATCCTTTAAAAGAGAAAAAAATACTACAGATGATAGTATATTAAGTTTATTAGATAGAAGTAATGAAGAAGTAATGAATGAAAATTCTAATAAAAATGGAATGTTAGCATCTACTCAAAGAGACTTAGTGGCAGGAGAAGTATCAAAAGATATAGCGAGAAGAAAGTTAATACCTGCTCATATAGTTCAAGCTCATGATGAAGGTGTTCTTCATTTCCATGATATGGATTATACTATACAACCTATTCATAACTGTATGTTAATAAATTTAGAAGATATGCTTACTAATGGAACAGTTATAAATAATAAGCTAGTTGAATCGCCTAAATCATTTTCAACGGCTTGTACAATTGTAACTCAAATTATAGCTCAAATAGCAAGTGGGCAGTATGGAGGAAATTCAATAACAATAAAACATATAGCTCCTTTTTTAAGAGTTTCATATGATAAATATTTTAATAGATATAAAGAAAAGTATTCTGAAGAAATGGCTCATGAATTAGCTGAAGAGAGAATGTTAGAAGAGTTAAAATCAGGTATACAAACTATCAGATATCAATTATCTACACTTCATACAAGTAATGGACAGTCTCCATTCTCAACAATATACCTTGAAATTGAAGAAGGTCATGAGTATGAAAGAGAAATGGCATTAATTTGTGAGGAGATGATACTTCAAAGATTAGAAGGTATGAAAAACTATAAGGGCAATGAAATTGGAGAAGAGTTCCCTAAATTAGTTTATCTGTTAGATGAACATAACTGTTTAGAAGGCGGAAAATACGATTATATAACAAAGCTAGCTGCTAAATGTAATACTAAGAGATTAGTTCCAGATTATCAAAGTGCTAAAATAATGAGAAAAAATTATGATGGTGAAACATTCCCTCCAATGGGATGTAGATCTCATCTTAGTAACTGGAAAGATGAAAATGGAAATTATAAATGGTATGGAAGATTTAACCAAGGCGTAATTTCACTTAATCTAGTTCAAGTCGCATTAACAGCAAATAAAAATATGGAAAAGTTTTGGCAAATATTAGATGAAAGGCTAGATCTATGTAGGGAAGCTTTAATGGTTAGACATAATTTATTATTAGGAACAACATCCGATATATCACCAATACACTGGCAACATGGTGGGATTGCTAGACTAAAAAAAGGTGAAAAAATAGATAAGCTTTTAAAAAATGGATATTCAACACTTTCATTAGGATATGTTGGAGTATATGAAATGACTCAGGCTATGCTAGGAGTATCTCATACAACAAAAGAAGGGGAAGAATTTGCTTTAAAAGTTATGCACCACTTAAATGAGACTTGCAAGAGGTGGAAAAATGAAACTGGTTTAGGATTTGGATTATATGGAACTCCAGGAGAAAGTTTAACTTCAAGATTCTGCAGAATTGATAAGCAGAAATTTGGTGAAATAAAAAATGTAACAGATAGAATGTATTATACAAATTCATATCATGTGCATGTAACTGAAGAAATAGATGCTTTCTCTAAGTTAAAATTTGAAAGTCAATTCCACGATATAAGCTCAGGTGGATGTATAAGTTATATTGAAGTTCCTGATATGAGTAAGAATTTACCTGCAGTAGAACAGATAATAAATTATATATATCACAATATACAATATGCAGAAATAAATACAAAGCCGGATGTATGTTTCAAATGTGATTATACTGGAGAAATTAAATTAGATAATGATTTAGAATGGTATTGCCCAAACTGTGGAAATAGAGACAAAGATGAGATGCAAGTTATGAGAAGAACTTGTGGATATATAGGTTCAAATATGTGGGGTAAAGGGCGTACTCAAGAAATAGGACAAAGAGTATTACATCTATAA
- the nrdG gene encoding anaerobic ribonucleoside-triphosphate reductase activating protein: MRFSKIKDNDIANGLGITMSFWTQGCPHHCKGCFNKETWDYNGGREFTEEDLKYILENIDKNSIERDLSILGGEPLCSENVNGVLELCKEFKKNYPNKKIYLWTGYTVENFNETQRDILNYIDVLIDGKFEEENKNLSIMLRGSSNQRVIDVKKSIEEKNIALHEVC, encoded by the coding sequence TTGAGATTTTCTAAGATAAAAGATAATGATATTGCAAATGGATTAGGAATAACAATGTCGTTTTGGACACAAGGGTGTCCTCATCATTGTAAAGGTTGCTTTAATAAAGAAACATGGGACTATAATGGTGGAAGAGAATTTACAGAAGAAGACTTAAAGTATATACTTGAAAACATAGACAAGAATAGTATAGAAAGAGATTTATCTATACTTGGAGGAGAGCCTTTATGCTCTGAAAATGTAAATGGAGTATTAGAACTTTGTAAAGAATTTAAAAAAAATTACCCTAATAAAAAGATATATCTATGGACTGGATATACGGTTGAAAATTTCAATGAAACCCAAAGAGATATATTAAATTATATAGATGTATTAATAGATGGAAAATTTGAAGAAGAAAATAAAAACTTATCTATTATGTTAAGAGGATCTTCTAATCAAAGAGTTATAGATGTTAAAAAATCAATAGAAGAAAAAAATATAGCATTGCACGAAGTATGCTAA